The Synechococcus sp. M16.1 genome includes the window GCGCGCTCGAGCGAGCGCACACCACCACCGAGCTGAACAGGGATGTCGAGGGCGGCGGTGATGGCCCGCACCGCTGCGTCATTGATCGGCTCACCCCGTTTGGCGCCATCGAGATCCACCAGGTGCAAACGGGTTGCCCCCTGGCTCTGCCAGCTGAGGGCCTGCGCCACAGGATCCTCACTGAATCGGGTCACCTGGTCGTAATCCCCCTGGTGAAGCCGAACACAGGCTCCATCGAGCAAATCAATGGCGGGAATGATCTCCATCGGGGTCGGACCAGAGACCCTCCATCCTGCAGCGCCACGCTTCAATGGCTGCGCTTTTCGGGCCCAACTGCATGAAGATCCTGGTGATGGGGGGAACCCGCTTCGTGGGCCGGCCCCTGGTGGCCCGCCTGCAGGCCCAGGGCCATGCACTCACCCTGTTCACCCGCGGCAAGAACCCCGTCCCCGCCGGCGTGGAACACCTGTGTGGCGATCGCAGCAGCGATGAAGGTCTCAGCGCGCTGCAGGGCCGCAGCTTCGATGTGATCGTCGACAGCTCCGGACGCAAGCAGGAGGACAGCAGCCGGGTGGTGGCCATCACCGGGGCCCCCAGCCATCGCTTTGTGTATGTGAGCTCAGCCGGGGTGTACGCCGATTCGGAGCAGTGGCCCCTGGATGAATCCAGCCCCACCGATCCGCAGAGCCGTCACGCCGGCAAGGCCGACACCGAGGCCTGGCTGCGCAAGGAAGGCATCCCCTTCACCAGCTTCCGGCCCACCTACATCTATGGACCGGGCAACTACAACCCGGTGGAACGCTGGTTCTTCGATCGCATCGTTCACAACCGCCCGATTCCGCTGCCCGGTGACGGCAGCACGATCACCCAACTGGGCCATGTGGAGGATCTGGCGGAAGCGATGGCCCGTTGCATCGAGGTGGATGCTGCCGCCAATCGCATCTACAACTGCTCCGGCAAGCAGGGCATCAGCTTCCGGGGCCTGATCCGCGCCGCCGCCGTGGCCTGCGGCCGCGATCCCGATGGCCTCGAACTGCGCAGCTTCAACCCCAGCGACCTGGACCCCAAGGCGCGTAAGGCCTTCCCGCTGCGGCTCAATCACTTCCTCACCGACATCACCCGGGTGGAACGCGAACTGGCCTGGCAACCCAGCTTCGACCTGGCGAAGGGCCTGGCCGACAGCTACAGCAACGACTACGCCCTGAACCCAACCGCAGCGCCAGACTTCAGTTCTGACGAGGCGCTGATCGGGGCGTGATGTAGCCCAGAGCTGAGCTCAGAGCCAGGGCGAGGGAGGGCCAGAACAGCCACCAGCCCAGGCTCTGAAGCCCGGCAGCAGCGATCCAGCCGGAGGGCCAGAGCATCAGCAGCAGGCTGAGGAACTGAAGGATTGTCTTGGCTTTGCCCGACAGCGAAGCCGGCCCACCATCACTGGCCTGAGACCGCCAACCCGAGATCAGCAATTCACGGGCCAGCAACAACCAAACCGCCCAGAGCGGCAGCACAGCCGACGACGCCAGCCAGAGCAACGGTGCCGCGATCAGCACCTTGTCGGTAAGGGGGTCGAGGCGAGCGCCCCAGCTGCTGCCACCCCCGGCGCGCCGGGCCAGCCAGCCATCGGCTGCATCACTGAACCCGGCCAGCAGCAGCAACCACCAGGCCCAGCCCTGCCAGCCGAACTGCAGGGCAAGGATCAGCGGGAAACCGGCAACGGCTCGTGCCACGGTGAGCCCGTTGGCAATCGAACGCAAGGACAGAAACAACGCTCAGAATGTGAGGAGCTGAACCTTGATCATGGTCCTGCAGCTGACGGTGGCTGATGTGATGACCCAGCCGGTGCTGACGGTCACGCCCGACACCCCGTTGCAGCAGGCCGTGCAGATGATCAGCGACCACCACGTGAGTGGTTTGCCGGTGGTGAATGCAGAGGGACGTCTGATCGGCGAGCTGACGGAGCAGGATCTGATGGTGCGGGAGAGCGGTGTTGATGCCGGCCCCTACGTGATGCTGTTGGACAGCGTGATCTACCTGCGCAATCCCTTGAACTGGGACAAGCAGGTGCACCAGGTGCTCGGCACCAAGGTGAGCGATCTGATGCGCAAGGACTCCCATAGCTGCGATACGGCGTTAGCGCTGCCCAAGGCGGCATCCCAGCTGCATGAACGGGGCACGCAACGCCTGTTTGTTCTGGACGGCAACCAATGCCCCGTCGGCGTGATCACCCGGGGCGACGTGGTGCGTGCCCTCGCCGCCCATCAAGCCGGCTGATTCAACTCATCCTTCGTTCCCCCTTTCCAGGCCGATGCTGCGCTCCTTACTCATGGCCTGTGTGCTGGTGGTTGTTCCCCTGTTTGGGCATGCCAACCCCACGGCTGAGACCGAGACCGAGGAAATGGATTTCCTGGACCTGGTGGATGGCGAGGGAAACGTGCTGATCCAGGCCCGAGGCGTTGATGCCGTTAACGCCGAAGCCCGGGCCCAAGGCCTGGCTTTTCCAGCTCTGGGGTACTGGTCTGTTGAGGAGCACTGCTTTGTGAAACCTGCTCCAGGCGACTGCAACGGTGTGTTCAGGCGCTAGGGGCGTTCCGCGGTTTGCGATGCCGGAGCAGGCGGC containing:
- a CDS encoding CDP-alcohol phosphatidyltransferase family protein gives rise to the protein MFLSLRSIANGLTVARAVAGFPLILALQFGWQGWAWWLLLLAGFSDAADGWLARRAGGGSSWGARLDPLTDKVLIAAPLLWLASSAVLPLWAVWLLLARELLISGWRSQASDGGPASLSGKAKTILQFLSLLLMLWPSGWIAAAGLQSLGWWLFWPSLALALSSALGYITPRSAPRQN
- a CDS encoding CBS domain-containing protein, translating into MVLQLTVADVMTQPVLTVTPDTPLQQAVQMISDHHVSGLPVVNAEGRLIGELTEQDLMVRESGVDAGPYVMLLDSVIYLRNPLNWDKQVHQVLGTKVSDLMRKDSHSCDTALALPKAASQLHERGTQRLFVLDGNQCPVGVITRGDVVRALAAHQAG
- a CDS encoding NAD-dependent epimerase/dehydratase family protein, whose product is MKILVMGGTRFVGRPLVARLQAQGHALTLFTRGKNPVPAGVEHLCGDRSSDEGLSALQGRSFDVIVDSSGRKQEDSSRVVAITGAPSHRFVYVSSAGVYADSEQWPLDESSPTDPQSRHAGKADTEAWLRKEGIPFTSFRPTYIYGPGNYNPVERWFFDRIVHNRPIPLPGDGSTITQLGHVEDLAEAMARCIEVDAAANRIYNCSGKQGISFRGLIRAAAVACGRDPDGLELRSFNPSDLDPKARKAFPLRLNHFLTDITRVERELAWQPSFDLAKGLADSYSNDYALNPTAAPDFSSDEALIGA